In the genome of Acidimicrobiales bacterium, the window GAGCTGGTGGGCGTCCCAGTAGATCTGTGAGTTGGCCAGCAGGGTGGCCGCCTGCCCGGCCAGGGCCAGGCCGAGGTCGGCATCGGCCTCCGCGAACCCCTCGACGTCGGGCGAGTAGAGGTTGAGCGCACCGAACCCCTCGTCGTTGGAGATCATCGGGAGCGAGAAGGTGCTGCGAATGCCGTGGTCGGCGGCGGTCGAGGCGAAGGCGGGCCACCGTTTCTCGACCTCGGTGTCGTCGATCCGGTAGACGGCCTTGTGGCGGTAGGCGTCGAGGCACGGCCCCTCGCCCGTCTCGTACTGGGCGGAGTCGATGTCCACCGCGGTCTCGTGGGTGAACACGGCGGTGCGGGGCTCACCGTCGACGAGCGTCGAGATCCCGGCGAAGTGGGCGGCGGGGAAGGCGTCCACCGTGACCTGCGAGATGTAGCGCAAGGTCCCGTCGAGCGGCGCGGTGCCGATCAGGAAGCCCGCGAGGGCGTCGAGCGCGGCACGGACGGGGTCCGGCGAGTGGGGCATTGAGATCCCTGCTGATGGGGATGAGCCAACGGAGGGCCCCCAGCTGCTGGAGGGAACAAGGCAACTCACCGAGTCACCCCTCACCCTACGCCGCCCGGACCGCGCCGCGGCCAGAGCCGGGCCGCCCCCGCCCGGGCCGAGGCCGGGGCGGTGCGCCTCCGACGCGGGAGCGGGCCGGTGCGGGTCAGCGGCGCCGGTCGAGCGCGGCCCGGCCGGCGGCCAGGGCGGC includes:
- a CDS encoding GAF and ANTAR domain-containing protein, translated to MPHSPDPVRAALDALAGFLIGTAPLDGTLRYISQVTVDAFPAAHFAGISTLVDGEPRTAVFTHETAVDIDSAQYETGEGPCLDAYRHKAVYRIDDTEVEKRWPAFASTAADHGIRSTFSLPMISNDEGFGALNLYSPDVEGFAEADADLGLALAGQAATLLANSQIYWDAHQLTESLQEAMRSRAQIEQAKGILMVSSRCTADEAFALLVRASQRENRKLRDIAAEMVERAQRRDAL